The following DNA comes from Castanea sativa cultivar Marrone di Chiusa Pesio chromosome 10, ASM4071231v1.
TCCCAATTACTCCTTATAATAGTCACCACTCATTGTGAAGTTTCCTATGCATTTTGTGGGCTTGACTCTTGAGCGCAGCTGTTAAATGTTCATTTTTCACTCTCTTTATAATATGAGCTAGATACCTAATGAAAGAAATCATAGCTGACAACAACAGTATGAAAAGCTTGAATTATATGTTTCTAATACAACACAATAATTCTTGAATGTTTTCAGGTGCCTTTTGTGGGAGTTGCTCTGTTATGGGTGAGTTTTCAATTCAGATTAGCAGTGACCTTCTTAATCAGCTTTCTGATGACACCGAAAAGTTGaggaagaaaactaaaaaatctaAAGCCAAGGTACCACGAGAGCCTAGACAGCCCTCAGCTAAGGCaaatcagaagcagatttctgatgAATCTGAAACATTTAAGGGAGCTGCTACTGCAGGATGGCCACTGCAGCCTCCTTTATTTGTACCTGTAAATACCCCTGCACAATCTGCCTACACAGAGTTGGATGCAATTCGATCTGTCCTTCAAGATGGTGAGAGGGTTCTGGACAGGTTACAGAAAGAGGAGGAAAATATGGCACAGGAAGTAACACAAAGAGCCAAGGATCTCCGAGATAAGGAGTTCAAGCTTCCATACCAGAAGCCTATGCCTTGCTTGGCTGAGAATAATGCTTG
Coding sequences within:
- the LOC142611557 gene encoding uncharacterized protein LOC142611557 yields the protein MGEFSIQISSDLLNQLSDDTEKLRKKTKKSKAKVPREPRQPSAKANQKQISDESETFKGAATAGWPLQPPLFVPVNTPAQSAYTELDAIRSVLQDGERVLDRLQKEEENMAQEVTQRAKDLRDKEFKLPYQKPMPCLAENNAWLECYKEHAKDILKCTPLVKSFEDCIRRAR